From Candidatus Binatia bacterium, the proteins below share one genomic window:
- a CDS encoding ABC transporter substrate-binding protein: LSGVESNHQHVLARATLKAEVPIVNAGSTDPTLLEHAIPWIVRVMSDDRQNAYLLVDYMLRVRGLSRVAVLRVNDRDGRMGIQHFVKATRRLNHPIVIEQRFNNGDTDFSEQLDHIAQTHADALFLLGNPTELGLVVKAVRARKMSLPIFAFDRCVHPKFLEVAGPAAEGVVATATFNPDRDDPAWLDFRRRYHERFGEEPSAFTAHAYDGTNMIIAAIRSAGLNRARIRDALFSKKSLDGVTGKIEFDSTMNNVRKPWLAEVKNGKFHFFRPDKPKE, from the coding sequence TCCTGAGCGGCGTCGAAAGCAATCATCAGCATGTGCTGGCGCGCGCCACGCTCAAAGCCGAGGTGCCGATCGTCAACGCCGGCTCCACTGATCCAACTCTTCTGGAGCACGCGATTCCCTGGATCGTTCGGGTCATGAGCGACGATCGTCAAAACGCGTATCTGCTGGTTGATTACATGCTCCGCGTCCGCGGCCTCTCGCGCGTGGCGGTGCTGCGCGTGAACGACCGCGACGGCCGGATGGGAATCCAGCATTTCGTCAAAGCGACGAGGAGGTTGAACCATCCCATCGTGATCGAGCAACGATTCAACAACGGCGACACGGACTTCTCGGAACAGCTCGATCATATCGCGCAGACGCACGCGGATGCGCTATTTCTCCTCGGCAACCCGACCGAGCTGGGGTTGGTCGTCAAAGCGGTGCGCGCGCGCAAGATGTCGCTGCCGATCTTTGCTTTCGACCGCTGCGTGCATCCCAAGTTCCTGGAAGTCGCGGGCCCGGCAGCGGAAGGGGTGGTGGCGACGGCGACCTTCAACCCGGATCGAGATGACCCCGCCTGGCTCGACTTCCGGCGGCGGTATCACGAGCGTTTCGGGGAAGAGCCCAGCGCCTTCACGGCCCACGCGTATGACGGGACCAACATGATCATTGCCGCCATCCGCAGTGCAGGACTCAACCGCGCTCGCATTCGCGATGCGCTGTTCTCCAAGAAGAGTCTCGACGGTGTAACCGGCAAGATCGAGTTCGACTCGACGATGAACAACGTCCGCAAGCCCTGGCTGGCGGAGGTGAAAAACGGAAAGTTTCACTTCTTCCGGCCCGATAAACCCAAGGAATAG